The following are from one region of the Quercus robur chromosome 1, dhQueRobu3.1, whole genome shotgun sequence genome:
- the LOC126726113 gene encoding fasciclin-like arabinogalactan protein 12 yields MTKQALFFSLSILLVLLFHCITTSGQPAAAPVQPANAPVQPAKAPVQPATPPVVQPAKAPAPVQSAKVPPTKKGVPDVTKILAKAGGFSVFIRLLKSTGVSDQLYGQLNNSNNGFTIFAPTDAAFSSLKAGTINSLSDLQKTQLVQFHILNTVVTLSNFQTLSNPVPTEAGDAGEFPLTVTTAGNQVNISSVLVNTTLGGTVYSDSQLDIYQVDQVLLPLDIFNPKPKHKAPASAPTLSKPKSLNNGADADADADADTPSVAAKVDESGALSLKRHGNGILMSIGAALVAFIVTKGL; encoded by the coding sequence ATGACAAAACAGGCTCTCTTCTTCTCCCTATCAATTTTACTTGTATTACTCTTCCATTGCATCACAACTTCAGGCCAGCCCGCCGCAGCACCAGTCCAGCCAGCAAATGCACCAGTTCAGCCTGCAAAGGCTCCAGTCCAGCCTGCCACTCCACCAGTAGTTCAGCCTGCCAAGGCCCCAGCCCCAGTCCAGTCTGCCAAGGTCCCGCCCACAAAGAAAGGTGTCCCCGATGTCACCAAAATCCTTGCAAAGGCTGGAGGGTTCTCAGTCTTTATCCGCCTCTTAAAAAGTACCGGAGTGTCTGACCAATTATACGGCCAGCTCAACAATTCAAATAATGGCTTTACCATCTTTGCTCCTACCGATGCTGCATTTTCCAGCCTCAAAGCGGGCACTATAAACTCTTTGTCCGACCTACAAAAGACCCAACTAGTACAATTTCACATATTAAACACAGTAGTTACTCTGTCAAATTTCCAAACTCTGAGCAATCCAGTGCCCACAGAGGCCGGAGATGCTGGTGAGTTCCCACTAACCGTGACCACTGCTGGCAACCAAGTGAACATCTCTAGTGTTCTTGTTAATACCACGTTGGGTGGAACTGTGTATTCGGATAGCCAGCTTGATATTTATCAAGTGGATCAAGTGCTTCTTCCTCTTGACATTTTTAATCCTAAGCCAAAGCATAAGGCACCAGCCTCGGCACCAACATTGTCAAAGCCTAAGTCTTTGAACAATGGTGCAGATGCAGATGCGGATGCAGATGCAGACACTCCTTCTGTTGCTGCAAAAGTGGATGAGTCTGGAGCACTGAGTCTCAAGAGGCATGGAAATGGAATATTGATGTCCATTGGAGCTGCTCTGGTTGCATTCATTGTCACGAAGGGACTTTGA